A window from Canis lupus baileyi chromosome 4, mCanLup2.hap1, whole genome shotgun sequence encodes these proteins:
- the ADRB2 gene encoding beta-2 adrenergic receptor isoform X1, producing MGQPANRSVFLLAPNGSHAPDQGDSQERSEAWVVGMGIVMSLIVLAIVFGNVLVITAIARFERLQTVTNYFITSLACADLVMGLAVVPFGASHILMKMWTFGNFWCEFWTSIDVLCVTASIETLCVIAVDRYFAITSPFKYQSLLTKNKARVVILMVWIVSGLTSFLPIQMHWYRATHQEAINCYAKETCCDFFTNQAYAIASSIVSFYLPLVVMVFVYSRVFQVAQRQLQKIDRSEGRFHAQNLSQVEQDGRSGHGHRRSSKFCLKEHKALKTLGIIMGTFTLCWLPFFIVNIVHVIQDNLIPKEVYILLNWVGYVNSAFNPLIYCRSPDFRIAFQELLCLRRSSLKAYGNGYSNNSNSRSDYAGEHSGCHLGQEKDSELLCEDPPGTEDRQGTVPSDSVDSQGRNCSTNDSLL from the coding sequence ATGGGCCAGCCCGCGAACCGCAGCGTCTTCTTGCTGGCGCCCAACGGGAGCCACGCGCCGGACCAGGGAGACTCGCAGGAGCGGAGCGAGGCGTGGGTGGTGGGCATGGGCATCGTCATGTCGCTCATCGTCCTGGCCATCGTGTTCGGGAACGTGCTGGTCATCACGGCCATCGCCAGGTTCGAGCGTCTGCAGACGGTCACCAACTACTTCATCACCTCCCTGGCCTGTGCTGACCTGGTCATGGGCCTGGCGGTGGTGCCCTTTGGGGCCAGCCACATCCTCATGAAAATGTGGACCTTCGGCAACTTCTGGTGTGAGTTTTGGACTTCCATTGACGTATTGTGCGTCACGGCCAGCATCGAGACCCTGTGCGTGATCGCGGTGGACCGCTACTTTGCCATCACCTCGCCCTTCAAGTACCAGAGCCTGCTGACCAAGAATAAGGCCCGGGTGGTCATTCTGATGGTGTGGATCGTGTCCGGCCTCACCTCCTTCTTGCCCATCCAGATGCACTGGTACCGGGCCACCCACCAGGAAGCCATCAACTGCTACGCCAAGGAGACGTGCTGTGACTTCTTCACGAACCAAGCCTATGCCATTGCCTCCTCCATCGTGTCCTTCTACCTACCCCTGGTGGTCATGGTCTTCGTCTACTCCAGGGTCTTCCAGGTGGCCCAGAGGCAGCTCCAGAAGATCGACAGATCGGAGGGCCGCTTCCATGCCCAAAACCTCAGCCAAGTGGAGCAGGATGGGCGGAGCGGGCACGGACATCGGAGGTCCTCCAAGTTCTGCTTGAAGGAACACAAGGCCCTCAAAACTCTGGGCATCATCATGGGCACTTTCACCCTGTGCTGGCTGCCCTTCTTCATCGTCAACATAGTGCATGTGATCCAGGATAACCTCATCCCTAAGGAAGTTTACATCCTCCTAAACTGGGTGGGCTACGTCAACTCTGCTTTCAATCCCCTTATCTACTGCCGGAGCCCTGACTTCAGGATTGCCTTCCAGGAGCTTCTGTGCCTGCGCAGGTCTTCCCTGAAGGCCTATGGGAATGGTTACTCCAACAACAGTAACAGCAGAAGCGACTATGCTGGGGAGCACAGTGGATGTCACCTGGGGCAGGAGAAAGACAGCGAACTGCTGTGTGAGGACCCCCCAGGCACGGAAGACCGTCAAGGTACTGTGCCTAGCGATAGCGTTGATTCGCAGGGGAGGAATTGTAGTACAAACGACTCACTGCTGTAA